The segment TACGTTCCCGTCCGGCGGACGGCCAGCGAAAACGGTTCCGATGGCGCCGGCGAGAGCTTTTGCTTGATCGGTCCGGGGACCGGATCGTAGAATGGCGGCGGGCAAGTGTTTTCGAATACGGGAGCGTACGATGGTCAAGATTCTGGTCGCCGACAAGCTCGATTCCAGCGTGGTCCAGGAGGCCAAGGCCCGCGAGAACGTGGAACTGGACGTCAAGACGGGCCTTTCGGAAGAGCAGCTTGCGGAGATTGTCGGCGGTTATGACGGCATGATTATCCGGTCGGGCGTGAAGGTCACAGCGAAGGTGCTGGCGAATCCCGGTCGGCTGCGGGCGGTGGCGCGGGCCGGAGTCGGCGTGGACAACGTCGATCTTGACGCGGCCACCCGCGCGGGCGTGCTGGTGATCAACACGCCGGACGCCAACACGGTGGCCACGGCGGAGCAC is part of the Phycisphaerae bacterium genome and harbors:
- a CDS encoding phosphoglycerate dehydrogenase (catalyzes the formation of 3-phosphonooxypyruvate from 3-phospho-D-glycerate in serine biosynthesis; can also reduce alpha ketoglutarate to form 2-hydroxyglutarate) — translated: MVKILVADKLDSSVVQEAKARENVELDVKTGLSEEQLAEIVGGYDGMIIRSGVKVTAKVLANPGRLRAVARAGVGVDNVDLDAATRAGVLVINTPDANTVATAEHAFALLLALMRNVVPACVDTKAGNWNRSRFVGRQLAGKTLGLIGLGRVGRAVAERALAFKMSVCAYDPLFPGDSALDGRVRLV